The following proteins are encoded in a genomic region of Streptomyces sp. NBC_01723:
- a CDS encoding M23 family metallopeptidase yields the protein MNDRHPSGTMTTPASASDAASAHYASYGTGEAQYGDLTTYGGYDTTGFPTNGPASAAFDADPLFGSLPGHTTGTYDTTGSYGTTGTYDTTQWSDGGGQQHHDAYAAQHHTGYDSGPYDATAWTAGYQESAGMQPQATGAEATGQWDTGAWTQPDPSGNPADGTQQWDWGTQTFETGSFETGAFETGSFETGAFATGTLDTGAFQTVASDETSAFETATFEATAFETATFEANAFATGTFDTGAYDATQWNPDGATAHPAEPAAAQDATQDILSAGDETAPHEGELAATGELPTVTPLLDGQEEITPAARIPAARGASRAGTRSRRRLPAKRSALLTIAVPSACVMSVAGIAAASVGSLTGDEGTETTAAAADPGGQQAAPVKPSTANNKLDTQLTSLAAGADDFADRASRTQERIDLKAEQAAEKKRAAEEAARKERLRPKFALPVAQHGLSAYYGQAGINWMSVHSGIDFPVSYGTTVMAATDGTVRTQYNSAYGNMMIVTAKDGTETWYCHLSSYQVPSGTSVKAGDAIAFSGNSGNSTGPHLHFEVRPSGGSAIDPLSWLRSHGLNPQ from the coding sequence GTGAACGACCGTCACCCGTCGGGGACCATGACCACCCCGGCTTCGGCTTCCGACGCCGCGTCGGCGCATTACGCGTCGTACGGCACAGGGGAGGCCCAGTACGGCGACCTCACCACGTACGGCGGCTACGACACCACTGGTTTTCCGACCAACGGCCCCGCCTCCGCGGCCTTCGACGCGGACCCCCTCTTCGGCAGCCTGCCGGGCCACACCACCGGCACCTACGACACGACGGGCTCGTACGGCACCACGGGCACCTACGACACCACCCAGTGGTCCGACGGCGGCGGGCAGCAGCACCACGACGCGTACGCCGCCCAGCACCACACCGGCTACGACTCCGGGCCCTACGACGCGACCGCGTGGACGGCCGGTTACCAGGAGTCCGCCGGCATGCAGCCGCAGGCCACGGGCGCCGAGGCCACCGGGCAGTGGGACACCGGCGCCTGGACCCAGCCGGACCCGTCCGGCAACCCGGCGGACGGGACCCAGCAGTGGGACTGGGGCACGCAGACCTTCGAGACCGGCAGCTTCGAGACCGGTGCCTTCGAGACCGGCAGCTTCGAGACCGGTGCCTTCGCCACCGGCACCCTGGACACCGGCGCTTTCCAGACGGTCGCCTCCGACGAGACCTCCGCCTTCGAGACGGCCACCTTCGAGGCCACGGCTTTCGAGACGGCCACCTTCGAAGCCAACGCCTTCGCCACCGGCACGTTCGACACCGGCGCCTACGACGCCACCCAGTGGAACCCCGACGGCGCCACCGCGCACCCGGCGGAGCCCGCGGCAGCGCAGGACGCCACCCAGGACATCCTGTCCGCCGGGGACGAAACGGCCCCGCACGAAGGCGAGTTGGCCGCCACCGGCGAACTCCCCACCGTGACACCCCTCCTGGACGGCCAGGAGGAGATCACCCCGGCCGCCCGCATCCCGGCCGCGCGCGGCGCCTCCCGGGCCGGGACGCGTTCCCGCCGCCGTCTGCCCGCCAAGCGCTCCGCGCTGCTGACCATCGCCGTGCCGTCGGCCTGCGTGATGAGCGTCGCCGGTATCGCGGCCGCCTCCGTCGGCAGCCTCACCGGCGACGAGGGCACGGAGACCACGGCGGCGGCCGCGGACCCGGGCGGGCAGCAGGCCGCGCCGGTGAAGCCGTCCACGGCCAACAACAAGCTGGACACCCAGCTCACCAGTCTCGCCGCCGGAGCCGACGACTTCGCCGACCGGGCCAGCCGGACGCAGGAGCGCATCGACCTCAAGGCCGAGCAGGCAGCCGAGAAGAAGCGCGCGGCGGAGGAGGCGGCCCGCAAGGAGCGGCTGCGCCCCAAGTTCGCCCTCCCGGTGGCGCAGCACGGCCTCAGCGCGTACTACGGGCAGGCCGGCATCAACTGGATGTCCGTCCACAGCGGCATCGACTTCCCCGTGTCGTACGGGACGACGGTGATGGCCGCGACCGACGGCACCGTCCGGACGCAGTACAACAGCGCGTACGGCAACATGATGATCGTGACGGCGAAGGACGGCACGGAGACGTGGTACTGCCACCTCTCCAGTTATCAGGTTCCCTCGGGTACGAGCGTCAAAGCCGGTGACGCCATCGCATTCTCCGGCAACTCGGGCAACTCGACCGGCCCGCACCTGCACTTCGAGGTGCGCCCCTCCGGCGGCTCGGCGATCGACCCGCTGTCGTGGCTGCGCAGCCACGGTCTCAACCCGCAGTGA
- a CDS encoding esterase/lipase family protein, whose product MKVTTAALPLLPLFQRLLPGLPGIPGLTELASLPGRLTGLSLTFLKASALEVAILAGHLLLYPSGIVQERRPSLPLPSVGSRDPEPSPPPPRLPAPPSTPVVLLHGFIDNRSVFLLLRRSLAQHGRHQVDSLNYSPLTCDIRTAAELLGRHIEEICERTGSERVDVVGHSLGGLIARYYVQRLGGDLRVRTLVTLGTPHSGTRVVPLANAHPIVRQMRPGSAVIEELSRPTPGCRTQFVSFWSDLDRVMDPLETACLDHPDLTVQNVRVSGVGHLALPVHPAVATGIRQALDAVEAENGTETDGRAGSGGRAGSGGRAGGLTVA is encoded by the coding sequence ATGAAGGTCACCACGGCAGCACTGCCCCTTCTTCCGCTTTTTCAGCGTCTCCTCCCGGGCTTGCCCGGAATCCCAGGACTAACGGAACTGGCGAGCCTGCCCGGACGGCTGACCGGGCTCTCCCTGACCTTCCTGAAGGCGAGCGCCCTGGAGGTCGCGATCCTCGCCGGGCATCTGCTCCTGTATCCCTCGGGGATCGTCCAGGAGCGCCGCCCCTCCCTGCCCCTCCCGTCCGTCGGCTCACGGGACCCGGAGCCCTCGCCGCCGCCCCCCCGACTCCCGGCCCCCCCGAGCACGCCGGTCGTCCTGCTGCACGGTTTCATCGACAACCGGTCGGTCTTCCTGCTGCTGCGCCGCAGCCTGGCCCAGCACGGCAGGCACCAGGTCGACTCGCTGAACTACTCCCCCCTGACCTGCGACATCCGCACGGCGGCCGAGTTGCTCGGCCGGCACATCGAGGAGATCTGCGAGCGCACCGGCAGCGAGCGCGTCGACGTCGTCGGGCACAGCCTCGGCGGGCTGATCGCGCGGTACTACGTGCAGCGGCTCGGCGGTGACCTGCGGGTCCGGACGCTGGTGACGCTCGGTACCCCGCACTCCGGCACCCGCGTGGTCCCGCTGGCCAACGCGCACCCGATCGTGCGCCAGATGCGCCCCGGGTCGGCGGTGATCGAGGAGCTGTCCCGGCCCACGCCCGGCTGCCGTACGCAGTTCGTCAGCTTCTGGAGCGACCTGGACCGGGTGATGGACCCGCTGGAGACGGCCTGTCTCGACCATCCCGACCTGACCGTGCAGAACGTACGGGTGAGCGGCGTCGGCCACCTCGCGCTGCCGGTGCACCCGGCCGTGGCCACGGGGATCCGGCAGGCATTGGACGCCGTCGAGGCGGAGAACGGCACGGAGACGGACGGGCGAGCGGGGTCGGGCGGACGCGCGGGGTCGGGCGGACGAGCCGGCGGTCTGACGGTCGCCTGA
- a CDS encoding cobalamin B12-binding domain-containing protein has protein sequence MGVAAGPIRVVVAKPGLDGHDRGAKVIARALRDAGMEVIYTGLHQTPEQIVDTAIQEDADAIGLSILSGAHNTLFAAVIALLRERDAADILVFGGGIIPEADIAPLKEKGVAEIFTPGATTASIVNWVRANVREHAEA, from the coding sequence ATGGGTGTGGCAGCCGGTCCGATCCGCGTGGTGGTGGCCAAGCCGGGGCTCGACGGCCACGATCGCGGGGCCAAGGTGATCGCGCGGGCCCTGCGTGACGCCGGTATGGAGGTCATCTACACCGGGCTTCACCAGACACCCGAGCAGATCGTGGACACCGCGATCCAGGAGGACGCCGACGCGATCGGGCTGTCCATCCTCTCCGGTGCGCACAACACGCTCTTCGCCGCCGTGATCGCGCTGCTGCGGGAACGGGACGCGGCGGACATCCTCGTCTTCGGCGGCGGGATCATCCCCGAGGCGGACATCGCTCCGCTGAAGGAGAAGGGCGTCGCCGAGATCTTCACGCCGGGTGCAACGACGGCGTCGATCGTGAACTGGGTCCGCGCGAACGTGCGGGAACACGCGGAGGCGTAA
- a CDS encoding DUF5691 domain-containing protein: protein MTSTPTPPSTPSPTTASWEELVTAALLGTDRRTPPGSEPGPGAPAALLDAAAAETVRRRAGLRPARAARRPDPAPVDPRPPLPAAAARRLTMLLADRPGAAGGGRRGAAPDLMELLPQWLATANTRGFAAPPEALPALLDAARGRTDLRPAALRFAGPRALWLARLNPDWRFALRATPGGGTALPGPEAADRVRRLWDEGLFAERVALLASLRARDPAGARGLLASTWATERAEDRLMFLDSLRTGLAPADEPFLEQALADRSRNVRATAAELLSALPGSALAARMAARAVTCVSLDRAPDRPAIAVEAPHECDAGMERDGVVAKPPGGRGERSWWLGQLVEAAPLATWPARLGGRGPEEIVALPVADGWRGELHAAWCRAAVRQRDGAWARALLGAPTAPEAGGPGAVSLAERAKLLGTLGAGERADWVAGFIATHGLSEAFQLLGMCGVPWAPSLGRAVVDALDIARDAGSYPWSFSGVMGLAERCLDPAEAGRLNGLLAIPDESEDASPGAGGYWAEAFQRLVTTLRLRAAMAEELAAG from the coding sequence ATGACCAGCACACCCACTCCCCCGAGCACACCGTCGCCGACGACGGCCTCCTGGGAGGAACTCGTCACCGCCGCCCTGCTCGGCACGGACCGGCGTACGCCGCCGGGCAGCGAGCCCGGACCGGGTGCGCCGGCCGCACTGCTCGACGCGGCGGCCGCGGAGACCGTCCGTCGCCGTGCCGGGCTGCGGCCGGCCCGTGCGGCGCGGCGTCCCGACCCGGCTCCCGTGGATCCGCGCCCACCCCTGCCCGCCGCGGCCGCCCGGCGCCTCACGATGCTGCTCGCCGACCGGCCTGGCGCCGCGGGCGGCGGGCGCCGGGGGGCCGCTCCCGATCTGATGGAGCTGCTGCCCCAGTGGCTGGCGACGGCCAACACGCGCGGCTTCGCGGCGCCGCCCGAGGCACTTCCGGCACTGCTGGACGCGGCACGCGGGCGCACGGACCTGCGGCCGGCGGCGCTGCGGTTCGCGGGGCCCCGCGCCCTGTGGCTGGCCCGGCTGAATCCGGACTGGCGGTTCGCCCTTCGTGCCACGCCGGGCGGCGGGACCGCGCTGCCCGGCCCCGAGGCCGCGGACCGGGTGCGGCGGCTCTGGGACGAGGGCCTGTTCGCCGAACGGGTCGCCCTGCTGGCGTCCCTGCGCGCCCGCGACCCGGCCGGCGCGCGCGGGCTGCTGGCCTCGACCTGGGCGACGGAGCGGGCCGAGGACCGGCTGATGTTCCTCGACTCCCTGCGGACCGGACTCGCACCGGCGGACGAGCCCTTCCTGGAACAGGCGCTGGCCGACCGCAGCCGCAATGTACGGGCGACGGCGGCGGAGCTGCTGTCGGCCCTGCCGGGCTCGGCGCTGGCCGCGCGGATGGCGGCCCGGGCCGTGACCTGCGTGTCCCTCGACCGCGCCCCGGACCGTCCGGCGATCGCCGTCGAGGCGCCGCACGAGTGCGACGCGGGCATGGAGCGGGACGGCGTGGTGGCCAAGCCGCCCGGCGGGCGGGGCGAACGGTCCTGGTGGCTCGGCCAGTTGGTCGAGGCGGCCCCGCTGGCGACCTGGCCGGCCCGGCTCGGCGGACGCGGCCCCGAGGAGATCGTCGCCCTGCCGGTGGCGGACGGCTGGCGGGGCGAACTGCACGCGGCATGGTGCCGGGCGGCGGTGCGACAACGCGACGGGGCGTGGGCGCGGGCGTTGCTGGGAGCGCCCACGGCGCCCGAGGCCGGTGGTCCCGGCGCGGTGTCCCTGGCCGAGCGGGCCAAGCTGCTCGGCACGCTGGGGGCGGGCGAACGGGCAGATTGGGTGGCCGGTTTCATCGCCACCCACGGGCTGTCCGAGGCGTTCCAGCTGCTCGGCATGTGCGGGGTGCCGTGGGCCCCGTCGCTCGGACGCGCCGTGGTGGACGCGCTCGACATCGCCCGGGACGCCGGGAGTTATCCGTGGAGCTTCAGCGGCGTGATGGGGCTGGCCGAACGCTGCCTGGACCCCGCGGAGGCGGGCCGTCTCAACGGCCTGCTGGCGATACCGGACGAGTCGGAGGACGCGTCGCCGGGCGCCGGCGGCTACTGGGCGGAGGCGTTCCAACGGCTCGTCACGACACTGCGGTTGCGGGCGGCGATGGCGGAGGAGCTGGCAGCGGGGTAG
- a CDS encoding SWIM zinc finger family protein — protein sequence MTQQGERWTADQVLALAPDAASRAAGGRLGAAGPWSEVGSSHEGAVWGLCKGSGSEPYRTVVDVAEGSGPAYRCACPSPKVPCKHALGLLLLWSGGGVAAPGAAAPEWAERWLTGRRERAEGREGTGAADSPPGRGSGAADPEAARRRALQRAGRITAGATELEQRLTDLLRGGLAGAEQAGYGLWEETAARMVDAQAPGLAARVRELGSLPSSGPGWPVRLLEECALLHLLDQGWLRREGLPDGLAATVRSRVGLPASADGPPVRDRWLVLAQYDTADARLTTRRIWLYGAETGRTALLLSYGAAGRAPELALPVGLTLEAEVSAYPGAGQQRAALGRRFAQPATTETRPTGVTTSGAAARFGEALRDDPWLDSVPLTLGRVVPVPDGDAWQLADADDDTALPLVPGAGNRAGIWRLAALSGGAPVTVFGECGHRGFTPLTAWPTGPGPAVPLY from the coding sequence ATGACTCAGCAGGGGGAGCGCTGGACCGCGGACCAGGTGCTGGCACTGGCACCTGACGCCGCGTCACGTGCGGCGGGCGGCAGGTTGGGGGCGGCCGGTCCGTGGTCCGAGGTGGGGAGTTCCCACGAGGGGGCGGTGTGGGGGCTGTGCAAGGGGAGCGGCAGCGAGCCGTACCGGACGGTCGTCGACGTCGCGGAGGGGTCCGGGCCCGCGTACCGGTGTGCGTGCCCGAGTCCCAAGGTCCCGTGCAAGCACGCGCTGGGGCTGCTGCTGCTCTGGTCGGGCGGGGGCGTCGCGGCGCCGGGGGCGGCGGCGCCCGAGTGGGCGGAGCGGTGGCTCACCGGACGACGCGAGCGCGCGGAGGGGAGAGAGGGGACGGGCGCGGCGGACTCGCCGCCAGGACGGGGGTCCGGGGCCGCTGATCCGGAGGCGGCGCGGCGCCGGGCCCTGCAGCGGGCCGGGCGGATCACCGCGGGCGCGACGGAGCTGGAGCAGCGGCTGACGGACCTGCTGCGCGGCGGTCTGGCCGGCGCCGAGCAGGCGGGCTACGGGCTGTGGGAGGAGACGGCGGCCCGCATGGTCGACGCCCAGGCCCCGGGTCTGGCCGCCCGCGTGCGGGAGCTGGGTTCCCTACCGTCGTCGGGCCCCGGCTGGCCGGTCCGGCTGCTGGAGGAGTGCGCCCTCCTCCACCTGCTCGACCAGGGCTGGCTGCGGCGCGAGGGCCTGCCCGACGGGCTGGCGGCGACCGTCCGTTCGCGCGTGGGTCTGCCGGCCTCAGCGGACGGTCCGCCGGTGCGGGACCGCTGGCTGGTCCTCGCCCAGTACGACACCGCGGACGCGCGGCTGACGACCCGTCGCATCTGGCTGTACGGCGCGGAGACGGGCCGGACCGCACTGCTCCTCTCCTACGGCGCCGCGGGCAGGGCACCGGAGTTGGCGCTGCCGGTGGGCCTGACGCTGGAGGCCGAGGTGTCGGCGTATCCGGGCGCCGGACAGCAGCGGGCGGCCCTGGGGCGGCGGTTCGCCCAGCCCGCGACCACGGAGACACGCCCGACAGGAGTGACCACGTCCGGAGCCGCCGCCCGGTTCGGCGAGGCCCTCCGCGACGACCCGTGGCTGGACTCGGTGCCGTTGACGCTGGGGCGCGTCGTCCCGGTGCCGGACGGCGACGCGTGGCAGCTGGCGGACGCCGACGACGACACCGCGCTGCCGCTCGTGCCGGGCGCCGGAAACCGGGCGGGCATCTGGAGACTGGCCGCACTGTCGGGCGGCGCGCCCGTCACGGTCTTCGGCGAGTGCGGCCACCGGGGCTTCACTCCGCTGACGGCCTGGCCGACCGGCCCCGGCCCGGCGGTGCCGCTGTACTGA
- a CDS encoding ATP-binding protein, whose amino-acid sequence MPVSVEAMSGVERLRPHAEQAFGAELAALAAQDDRPRPARWKLSPWAVATYLLGGTLPDGTVITPKYVGSRRIVEVAVSTLATDRALLLLGVPGTAKTWVSEHLAAAVSGDSTLLVQGTAGTPEEAIRYGWNYARLLAHGPSRDALVPSPVMRAMTDGATVRVEELTRIPADVQDSLITILSEKTLPIPELGQEVQAVHGFNLIATANDRDRGVNDLSSALRRRFNTVVLPLPESAEAEVEIVTRRVDQIGRSLDLPPAPDGIEEIRRVVTVFRELRDGLTGDGRTKVKSPSGTLSTAEAISVVTGGLALSTHFGDGVLRPGDVAAGILGAVVRDPATDRVIWQEYLETVVRERDGWQDFYRACREVSV is encoded by the coding sequence ATGCCTGTGTCCGTGGAGGCGATGTCCGGAGTGGAGAGGCTGCGGCCCCACGCCGAGCAGGCGTTCGGGGCCGAACTGGCCGCGCTGGCCGCGCAGGACGACCGTCCGCGCCCGGCGCGGTGGAAGCTGTCGCCCTGGGCCGTCGCGACCTATCTGCTCGGCGGCACCCTGCCCGACGGCACCGTGATCACCCCGAAGTACGTGGGCTCGCGCCGCATCGTCGAGGTCGCCGTCAGCACGCTCGCCACCGACCGCGCCCTGCTCCTGCTCGGCGTGCCCGGCACCGCGAAGACCTGGGTGTCCGAGCACCTCGCGGCGGCCGTCAGCGGCGACTCCACCCTGCTGGTGCAGGGCACCGCCGGCACCCCGGAGGAGGCGATCCGCTACGGCTGGAACTACGCGAGACTCCTCGCCCACGGCCCGAGCCGCGACGCCCTCGTGCCCAGTCCCGTCATGCGGGCCATGACGGACGGCGCGACCGTGCGGGTGGAGGAGCTGACCCGCATCCCCGCCGACGTGCAGGACAGCCTGATCACCATCCTGTCGGAGAAGACCCTGCCGATACCGGAGCTGGGCCAGGAGGTGCAGGCCGTTCACGGCTTCAACCTGATCGCCACCGCCAACGACCGCGACCGCGGGGTCAACGACCTGTCCAGCGCCCTGCGCCGCCGCTTCAACACCGTGGTGCTGCCCCTGCCCGAGAGCGCCGAGGCCGAGGTCGAGATCGTCACGCGCCGCGTCGACCAGATCGGCCGCTCCCTCGACCTGCCCCCGGCCCCCGACGGCATCGAGGAGATCCGCCGCGTCGTCACCGTCTTCCGCGAGCTGCGCGACGGGCTGACGGGCGACGGGCGTACGAAGGTGAAGTCGCCCAGCGGCACCCTGTCCACGGCCGAGGCGATCTCCGTGGTCACCGGCGGTCTGGCGCTGTCCACCCACTTCGGTGACGGGGTGCTGCGGCCCGGCGACGTCGCCGCGGGCATCCTCGGCGCGGTCGTCCGCGATCCCGCCACCGACCGCGTCATCTGGCAGGAGTACCTGGAGACGGTCGTCCGGGAGCGCGACGGCTGGCAGGACTTCTACCGCGCCTGCCGCGAGGTGAGCGTGTGA
- a CDS encoding DUF5682 family protein, with amino-acid sequence MTGTDRGGPGGAPGPLLLGVRHHGPGSARAVRAALETARPGVVLIEGPPEADALIPLAADEDMRPPVALLAHAVDEPGRSAFWPLAEFSPEWVALRWALEHDVPARFIDLPAAHSLAWRSEEDTAGEDAARADEEPEAGPGDPSGASAPEVRVDPLAALAGAAGHDDPERWWEDVVEHRGHGGGDGDALAPFTALEEAMGALRETEERGGDDGRDLVREAYMRLQVRAAQRESARGVAVVCGAWHVPALRRKVTATADRALLKGLPRTKVDLTWVPWTYRRLSRSGGYGAGIESPGWYAHLFGAADRPVERWLTKVAGLLRDEGRTVSSAHVIEAVRLAGTLAVLRGRPLAGLGETTDAVRAVMCDGSDVPLALVRDRLVVGDVLGEVPAGAPAVPLQRDLARVQRRLRLKPEARRRELELDLRKDTDASRSRLLHRLRLLGVGWGEPAASRGSTGTFRETWRLRWEPELSVRVAEAGVWGTTVLAAATAKAEADAVTARDLAEVTALAERCLPAGLTDALTPVMRILADRAALDTDVGHLARALPALARSLRYGDVRGTDTGALAEVAAGLAERVFVGLPAACAALDADAADEMRGHVDAVHAAVGLLGDTSAPGHGGLRSRWQGVLRTLSARDIVPGVVRGRAVRLLLDDGVLAADEAARFMGLALSRGTPPADAAAWIEGFVGGGSGGGLLLLHDERLLALVDAWLTGVAAEAFTEVLPLLRRTFAAYEPGVRRSLGELVRRGPEARGRVTTAGPGIPGFAADLDTERADAVLPVVRLLLGLEGNAPARTGLDGNDLVGVDA; translated from the coding sequence GTGACGGGCACTGACCGCGGAGGGCCCGGCGGCGCGCCCGGACCGCTGCTGCTGGGTGTGCGTCACCACGGTCCGGGGTCGGCGCGGGCGGTGCGGGCGGCGCTGGAGACGGCCCGGCCGGGGGTCGTGCTGATCGAGGGGCCGCCCGAGGCCGACGCCCTGATCCCGCTGGCCGCCGACGAGGACATGCGGCCACCGGTGGCGTTGCTCGCGCACGCCGTGGACGAGCCCGGCCGCTCGGCCTTCTGGCCGCTGGCCGAGTTCTCCCCGGAGTGGGTGGCCCTCCGCTGGGCCCTGGAACACGACGTGCCGGCCCGCTTCATCGACCTCCCGGCCGCGCACTCGCTGGCCTGGCGGTCGGAGGAGGACACGGCGGGGGAGGACGCGGCGAGGGCGGACGAGGAGCCGGAGGCGGGCCCGGGGGACCCCTCCGGCGCGTCGGCACCCGAGGTCCGGGTCGATCCGCTCGCCGCCCTCGCCGGGGCCGCCGGTCACGACGACCCCGAGCGCTGGTGGGAGGACGTCGTCGAGCACCGGGGCCACGGAGGCGGCGACGGGGACGCGCTCGCGCCGTTCACCGCGCTGGAAGAGGCCATGGGTGCCCTGCGGGAGACCGAGGAGCGCGGCGGAGACGACGGGCGGGACCTGGTGCGGGAGGCGTACATGCGGCTCCAGGTGCGGGCGGCGCAGCGGGAGTCCGCCCGGGGCGTCGCCGTGGTGTGCGGGGCGTGGCACGTGCCCGCGCTCCGGCGCAAGGTCACCGCCACCGCCGACCGGGCCCTGCTGAAGGGGCTGCCGAGGACCAAGGTGGACCTGACGTGGGTGCCCTGGACCTACCGACGGCTGTCCCGGTCAGGTGGGTACGGGGCGGGCATCGAGTCGCCCGGCTGGTACGCGCACCTGTTCGGCGCGGCGGACCGGCCGGTCGAGCGCTGGCTGACCAAGGTGGCCGGGCTGCTGCGGGACGAGGGCCGGACCGTCTCCTCGGCGCACGTCATCGAGGCGGTGCGGCTGGCCGGGACGCTCGCGGTGCTGCGCGGGCGCCCGCTGGCCGGACTGGGCGAGACGACGGACGCCGTACGGGCGGTGATGTGCGACGGCTCGGACGTGCCCCTGGCACTGGTCCGGGACCGGCTGGTGGTGGGGGACGTGCTGGGGGAGGTCCCCGCGGGGGCGCCCGCCGTGCCCCTGCAGCGCGACCTGGCCCGCGTCCAGCGCCGGCTGCGGCTCAAACCGGAGGCACGGCGAAGGGAGTTGGAACTCGACCTGCGCAAGGACACCGACGCGAGCCGCAGCAGACTGCTGCACCGGCTGCGGCTGCTCGGCGTCGGCTGGGGCGAGCCGGCCGCCTCCCGGGGCAGTACGGGGACGTTCCGGGAGACATGGCGGCTGCGCTGGGAGCCGGAGCTGTCGGTGCGGGTCGCCGAGGCCGGAGTGTGGGGCACGACCGTGCTCGCCGCCGCGACCGCCAAGGCGGAGGCGGACGCCGTCACCGCGCGTGACCTCGCCGAGGTCACCGCGCTCGCCGAACGCTGCCTGCCGGCCGGGCTGACGGACGCGCTCACGCCGGTGATGCGGATACTCGCCGACCGCGCGGCGCTCGACACGGACGTCGGCCACCTCGCGCGGGCCTTGCCGGCCCTGGCCCGCTCGTTGCGCTACGGGGACGTGCGCGGTACCGACACGGGTGCGCTGGCGGAGGTCGCCGCGGGGCTCGCCGAGCGCGTCTTCGTCGGTCTGCCCGCGGCCTGTGCGGCCCTGGACGCCGACGCGGCCGACGAGATGCGCGGCCATGTGGACGCCGTGCACGCAGCGGTGGGCCTGCTCGGCGACACCTCCGCGCCGGGCCACGGCGGCCTGCGGTCCCGCTGGCAGGGGGTACTGCGGACCCTCTCGGCGCGGGACATCGTGCCCGGTGTCGTCCGGGGGCGTGCCGTGCGGCTCCTGCTGGACGACGGTGTGCTGGCGGCGGACGAGGCCGCGCGGTTCATGGGCCTGGCGCTGTCCCGGGGGACGCCACCGGCGGACGCGGCGGCGTGGATCGAGGGCTTCGTCGGAGGCGGCTCGGGCGGCGGCCTGCTCCTCCTGCACGACGAACGGCTGCTCGCCCTGGTCGACGCCTGGCTGACCGGCGTGGCGGCGGAGGCGTTCACGGAGGTGCTGCCGCTGCTGCGACGCACCTTCGCGGCCTACGAGCCGGGCGTGCGCCGCAGCCTCGGTGAGCTGGTCCGGCGCGGACCGGAGGCGCGGGGGAGGGTGACCACGGCCGGCCCCGGGATACCGGGCTTCGCGGCCGACCTCGACACCGAGCGCGCCGACGCGGTGCTCCCGGTGGTCCGGCTGCTGCTGGGCCTGGAGGGCAACGCCCCGGCGCGAACCGGCCTTGACGGGAACGACCTGGTGGGGGTGGACGCATGA
- a CDS encoding vWA domain-containing protein — protein sequence MTTEPAGADAARERLRRWRLVLGGNPADGTGRTLSGQDAAMDGALTALYGKEAAARGGRDRAAGLGGSAPAVARWLGDIRTYFPSSVVQVMQRDAIDRLGLATLLLEPEMLEAVEADVHLVGTLLSLNQAMPETTKETARTVVRKVVEDLEKRLASRTRTTLTGALDRSARVTRPRHHDIDWNRTISANLKHYLPEYGTVVPERLVGYGRASRSVKKEVVLCVDQSGSMAASVVYASVFGAVLASMPSIETRLVVFDTAVVDLTDQLDDPVDVLFGTQLGGGTDINRALAYCQSRITRPAETVVVLISDLYEGGIRDEMLRRVAAMQAAGVRFVTLLALSDEGTPAYDREHAAALAALGAPAFACTPDHFPEVMAAAIERRPLPIPDAG from the coding sequence ATGACGACCGAACCGGCGGGGGCCGACGCCGCGCGGGAGCGGCTGCGGCGGTGGCGGCTCGTGCTGGGCGGGAACCCGGCCGACGGCACCGGCCGCACGCTCTCCGGGCAGGACGCCGCGATGGACGGGGCGCTCACCGCGCTCTACGGGAAGGAGGCCGCGGCGCGGGGCGGACGGGACCGTGCGGCGGGGCTCGGCGGCTCCGCACCGGCCGTCGCGCGCTGGCTGGGTGACATCCGGACGTACTTCCCCTCCTCCGTCGTACAGGTCATGCAGCGGGACGCGATCGACCGGCTCGGTCTCGCCACGCTGCTGCTGGAGCCGGAGATGCTGGAGGCGGTGGAGGCCGACGTGCACCTCGTCGGCACCCTGCTCTCGCTCAACCAGGCGATGCCGGAGACGACGAAGGAGACGGCGCGAACCGTCGTGCGCAAGGTCGTCGAGGACCTGGAGAAGCGGCTGGCCTCCCGCACCCGGACCACCCTCACCGGCGCCCTGGACCGCAGCGCCCGCGTCACCCGTCCCCGGCACCACGACATCGACTGGAACCGCACGATCTCGGCCAACCTCAAGCACTACCTGCCGGAGTACGGGACGGTCGTGCCGGAGCGGCTCGTCGGCTACGGGCGGGCGTCCCGGTCGGTGAAGAAGGAAGTCGTCCTCTGCGTCGACCAGTCGGGGTCGATGGCGGCATCGGTCGTGTACGCGTCGGTGTTCGGGGCGGTGCTGGCGTCCATGCCGTCGATTGAGACCCGGCTCGTCGTCTTCGACACGGCGGTCGTCGACCTGACCGACCAGCTGGACGACCCGGTCGACGTGCTCTTCGGCACGCAACTCGGTGGCGGTACGGACATCAACCGGGCGCTGGCGTACTGCCAGTCGCGGATCACCCGGCCCGCGGAGACCGTGGTGGTGCTGATCAGCGACCTCTACGAGGGAGGCATCCGGGACGAGATGCTCAGGCGGGTCGCGGCGATGCAGGCGGCAGGCGTGCGGTTCGTGACGCTGCTGGCCCTGTCCGACGAGGGGACACCCGCCTACGACAGGGAGCACGCGGCGGCGCTCGCCGCGCTGGGGGCACCCGCGTTCGCCTGCACGCCCGACCACTTCCCGGAGGTGATGGCGGCGGCGATCGAGAGGCGGCCCCTGCCGATACCGGACGCAGGGTGA